From a single Phragmites australis chromosome 7, lpPhrAust1.1, whole genome shotgun sequence genomic region:
- the LOC133925543 gene encoding protein CANDIDATE G-PROTEIN COUPLED RECEPTOR 7-like encodes MDDASIELAASARPSLIKQLRTSLLLALAICLLSPAATSSWEPNLRDHLDRSMAASVFLALVTVLLVLPVARAEIKTTPIVSDPRSVILFEEFGFRPGGHATVSVTGVTWKVPEGSQLQAADPSLMGFILISNSLFFNINNESEHAEATGGAFCPLTSKYVQPLFRLKDIAPDGTGKGSVTIDAADQYTVLFSSCQEGVEITMDVRTEMYNVRRSGAKEYLPVGLMPLPGIFAATSAVHFAFLGAWVYVCVKQRKTAERIHAVMGALLLFKALKLACATEDSWYVERTGTPHGWDVAFYVFGFFKGILLFTVIVLIGTGWSFLKPFLQDREKNVLMIVIPLQVIENIASAVIGETGPAGRDWLAWNQIFLLVDVICCCAVFFPIIWSISNLREASKTDGKAARNLQKLTLFKQFYLVVVCYLYFTRIAVSAFAAVLNYKYQWVVNVSVETASLAFYVFVYYNFQPVEKNPYLYVGDEEEEAAGGQLELESTFEI; translated from the exons ATGGATGATGCATCCATCGAGCTAGCGGCTAGCGCGCGCCCCAGCTTAATTAAACAACTCCGCACGTCCCTGTTGCTGGCGCTAGCTATCTGCTTGCTGTCGCCGGCCGCCACCAGCTCTTGG GAACCGAATTTACGTGACCACCTCGATCGATCCATGGCCGCCTCCGTGTTCCTCGCCCTCGTCACCGTCCTCCTCGTCCTGCCCGTTGCTCGCGCCGAGATCAAGACGACGCCCATTGTGTCCGACCCCCGCTCCGTCATCCTGTTCGAGGAGTTCGGCTTCAGGCCCGGCGGCCACGCCACCGTCTCCGTCACCGGCGTCACATGGAAGGTCCCTGAGGGGTCTCAGCTGCAGGCCGCGGACCCGTCCCTCATGGGCTTCATCCTCATCTCCAACTCCCTCTTCTTCAACATCAACAACGAGTCCGAGCACGCCGAGGCCACCGGCGGCGCCTTCTGCCCGCTCACCAGCAAGTACGTGCAGCCGCTCTTCCGGCTCAAGGACATCGCGCCCGACGGCACGGGGAAGGGCTCCGTGACCATCGACGCCGCCGACCAGTACACGGTGCTGTTTAGCAGCTGCCAGGAGGGCGTCGAGATCACTATGGACGTGCGCACTGAGATGTACAATGTGCGCCGCTCCGGCGCCAAGGAGTACCTGCCCGTCGGCCTGATGCCGCTGCCGGGGATCTTCGCGGCCACGTCCGCAGTGCACTTCGCGTTCCTGGGCGCGTGGGTATACGTCTGCGTCAAACAGCGCAAGACGGCCGAGCGCATCCACGCCGTGATGGGCGCGCTCCTGCTGTTCAAGGCGCTCAAGCTGGCCTGCGCCACCGAGGACTCGTGGTACGTGGAGCGCACCGGCACGCCGCACGGGTGGGACGTCGCGTTCTACGTGTTCggcttcttcaagggcatcctGCTCTTCACCGTCATCGTGCTCATCGGCACCGGCTGGTCCTTCCTGAAACCATTTCTCCAG GATCGCGAGAAGAACGTCCTCATGATCGTCATACCCCTGCAAGTGATCGAGAACATTGCTTCGGCGGTGATCGGGGAGACCGGGCCGGCGGGGAGAGACTGGCTGGCGTGGAACCAGATCTTCCTTCTCGTCGACGTCATCTGCTGCTGCGCGGTGTTCTTCCCCATCATCTGGTCCATAAGCAACCTGCGGGAGGCGTCCAAGACCGACGGCAAGGCGGCGCGGAACCTCCAGAAGCTCACCCTCTTCAAACAGTTCTACCTGGTGGTGGTCTGCTACCTCTACTTCACCCGGATCGCCGTCTCAGCGTTCGCCGCCGTGCTCAACTACAAGTACCAGTGGGTCGTCAATGTCTCCGTCGAAACGGCGAGCCTTGCCTTCTATGTGTTCGTGTACTATAACTTCCAGCCGGTGGAGAAGAACCCGTACCTGTATGTTGGtgacgaggaagaggaggctgCTGGTGGGCAGCTTGAGCTGGAGAGCACTTTCGAGATATGA
- the LOC133923568 gene encoding MYB-like transcription factor EOBII yields MEGQLDWGRQEVDGLRKGPWTSQEDKLLVEHVRQHGEGRWNSVSKHTELKRSGKSCRLRWVNYLRPDLKRGKITPQEESIIVQLHALWGNRWSTVARSLPGRTDNEIKNYWRTHFKKGKPSKNIERARARFFKQRREMQSQQQQQQQQPLGQVGKDDENQHGGARTGMIDDVGSPVDDACTARTVAEAGRHHEDLIMHDAMDFMCPMSSCALLLHGAGQGGGAGSCCGSTSEEYGSSEEDGATWGTLWNLEDMVDDVFNGGARTLW; encoded by the exons ATGGAGGGGCAGCTCGACTGGGGAAGGCAGGAGGTGGACGGGTTGAGGAAAGGCCCGTGGACCAGCCAGGAGGACAAGCTGCTCGTTGAGCATGTCCGGCAGCACGGCGAAGGGAGGTGGAACTCCGTCTCCAAGCATACAG AGCTGAAGAGAAGTGGCAAGAGTTGCAGGCTGCGGTGGGTTAACTACCTGAGACCTGATCTAAAGAGAGGCAAGATCACACCCCAAGAGGAGAGCATCATAGTCCAGCTCCATGCTTTGTGGGGAAACAG GTGGTCGACGGTCGCGCGCAGCCTCCCGGGCAGGACGgacaacgagatcaagaacTACTGGAGGACGCACTTCAAGAAGGGCAAACCGTCCAAGAACATCGAGCGCGCGAGGGCGCGGTTCTTCAAGCAGCGCCGCGAGATGCagagccagcagcagcagcagcagcagcagccgctggGGCAGGTCGGCAAGGACGACGAGAACCAGCACGGCGGTGCGCGCACCGGCATGATCGACGACGTCGGCAGCCCGGTCGATGACGCGTGCACGGCGAGGACGGTAGCCGAAGCCGGCCGCCATCACGAGGACCTGATCATGCATGACGCCATGGACTTCATGTGCCCCATGTCGTCCtgcgccctcctcctccacggcgCCGGgcagggcggcggcgcgggcagcTGCTGCGGCTCCACCAGCGAGGAGTACGGGTCGAGCGAAgaggatggcgccacgtggggCACCCTTTGGAACCTCGAGGACATGGTCGACGACGTCTTCAACGGCGGAGCACGCACGCTGTGGTAG